The following nucleotide sequence is from Pochonia chlamydosporia 170 chromosome 4, whole genome shotgun sequence.
TCAGGTGCTAATCATCTGCAGCTTTTGGAAGCCTAATTGCCCTCGGTGTTACCCAGGACTTGGATGGTGTACACGGGCTCGAGTCGTGGCGGTGGTTGTTCCTGATCGAGGCATGCATGACGGTTGGCTTTGCCTTGATCAGcgtcttcttgttgccaaACTATCCACACAATACGCGTTGGTTAAAAGGCGAAGAGCGAACGATTGCAATATGGCGTCTGATTGAGGATGTCGGTACAGCTGATGATTCAGAGTCTTCGAAATACTCCATGTGGGATGGTTTTGTAATGGCCGTGAAGGATTATAAGACTTGGGTCCTGGTGGCAAACCATCTTTTGCTAACGACTGGTGCGGGCATTGTTGTCTTCTATCCAACGGTAGTAGGCACATTGAAATTTTCGAGAGGTAAGATTGAAGAACATACGAGTCTGCCAGTATGCCCGCTAACATGGGAATAGAAATCACATACGCCCTCATCGCCCCTCCATACTTAGTTGGCTTTGCTACAAGCGTATATGGCTGCCACCATGCCGATATGAAAAAGGAGAGGACGTGGCACATGGTTGGACCTCTGATTGTGACATTGATTGGCCTCATTATTCTAGCTAGTACCCTGAATACGGGTGCGAGATACTTTTCACTCTTTCTTGTCACTTGCTTCGTTTACATTGCGTTTGATTGCAATCTCGCGTGGTAAGTCCATCCTTCTCCCAAGTGTCCCCCAACAGTCGTTTGAGATATGTTTTAGGTATCCGGACTAACCCTTGAACTTTAGGATCCAGAATTGCATTCCTCGTCCAGCTCCAAAGCGCGCCGCAGCGATCGCACTCGTCAATATGCTTTCACAGCTTGGGTGAGACTCATATATGTATTATCTAAACTGAGTTGAGGCTAATCGCATGCTCTAGAAATATCATCGTGAGCTATTGCTACCCAAGTAACCAAAGCCCACGTTTCTGGCTGGCGAGTGTTGTAGAAGGTGTTGCTGTGCTTCTCGCCATATGTTTGACCTTGACGTTTAGGGAAATTCTGAAGagagagaacaagaagctggatgagAAAGATCGTAGAGAGGGCGTTGACCCAACCGCAGGTAGCACTTTTAGATACATCTACTAGATTACTGGTATTATATAACAATATGAAGAAGCAGTGTGTTTGGTGTTTACGTCGGCATGACTTTTGTTCAAGGAGGCGGTTTAACCCAGTCCATAGTTTAGTTCATtcaggagaaggagaaataGTTTTCTACGTAATTACATTATTTGCTGCTCACGTGTTCATTTGCGCGACTCAGAAGTAATTATACTAcaacagaaaaaaaaaaattgaagCATACCACTTCTCTAAAGTTCCCATGGTGTCGATACTAGCTTGTCCTAATGACGCTGAATTCCTTTGTACTCTTACCTTGCCACTCATGCGGTTGCAAATGACCGGGTACAATGAACTGTGATTATCAGTACCAATGCAAATTCCCGGGACTCGGAGCAGCAAGGGTGCAAAAGACTGGTCGCCCAGTTTGGTGCCACCTTGTGTCTGAAGTCGCCGAAACTCCGAAACACCGCAACCATCAGAACAACTGGCGGGATTGACAACCTCCAAAGCGACTAGCATGACTTAGTCCACATAGTTTAGTTCTCGAGACCACTGACCGAGTCTGGAGGTGGGACGAGTAGCAAAAGTGTCAGATCGGTCCTGTACCAGCCTGGCGCTCATGAAATTCCCAAGTATGCCATTCATATAAGTACAAGTTTACAGTTCCCTACTATTCCCATAGCTACAGTCATCATATCGCCTTCTTATCCCATATTCTCTCTCCACGCCATCATGACCCTACCAAAACCGGCCGCCAAGACTCTGAAGCCAACGGCAGTACCCAGCACAGGGCCCTTTGCTCACGTTGGCCACACCAATGGACCTTCCAAAGTGATCTTCACTTCTGGCATGGTTGGCCAATACCAAGACGGAAGTATCTCGGATTCATACCCCGAGCAAATTAAGCAGAGTCTCGTCAATATTTCTCATTGTCTTGAAGCTGCTGGTGCAACGCCCAAGGACGTGCTCAAATTGACCTACTACATCGTCAACTACGACCCTAATAATAGGCCGCATGCTGCACTAATATTTGAGTGGCTCGAAGGGCATCGACCGGCAACGGCGCTTGTACCTGTGCCTCGTCTAGCCAACCCCAAGTTTCtgtttgagattgaagcAGTGGCGGCTGTCAGAGATCCATCATTAGCTGCACCAATACCAGCACCCATGAGCGGAACAGTGACCAacgttgatgttgttgttgtgggAGCTGGCCTCAGCGGTCTTCAAGCAGCATATGATCTTCAACGGGCGGGCATAAGAGCTGTTGTTCTTGAAGCTCGGGATCGAGTTGGTGGCAAGACTTGGACGGTTCCCACTGCAAATGGTCAGGGGGTCATGGATCTGGGAGCAACTTGGATCAACGACACAAACCAGTCCAAGATGTGGGCTTTGGGCCAGAAACTGGGATTGGAATATACTACTCAGACAACCAAGGGTGATACCGTGCTCCAAGATTATGGGAGATTCCCATTCGGCGAGGTGCCACCTGTAAGATCGCCGAATATTGGTTTGCCAGATCCGTTGCTAACAGTCGTATAGCTCAGTACCAGAGAAGAACAGGAGAATTTCGTAATGTTCCGAGATTTGGTTGAGGATTCGTGTCAACTTATCGACATTGAACGTCCCTGGGTAGCGGGGAAAGCTCTTGATTCCATCACCTTTGAGCAGTTCGCGAGACAGTCAGGCTGTCTGCCCAAGACGTTGGAATACGCCAATCTCTGGGTTCGCGCCATGGTAGGCGTTGACGGCTCTGAAATCAGCGCTTTGTACTTCCTGCATTACTGTAAGAGTGGCGGAGGGTTCAAGCAGATGCGCTCAGATGGGAAAGATGGCGGTCAATATCTCCGGTGTAAGACAGGTGAGTACAATGTTGACGCCCATCCACGACTCAAACTGATGCAAACTAACGAATGCCAAAGGAGCCCAAGAGTATGCGAGTGGAATCGCAGCCATGATGACTCCGGGGTCCATCCTTTTGTCCAGCCCCGTCGCATCCGTTCGTCAAATCGGCGGAACTCGCGGTGAGGTTGTCGTAACAACCAGaaacaacttgacattcCGGGCTAAGAAGACAATTATTTCTGTTCCTACGCCACTCTATCGAGACATTACTTTCAACCCGCCCTTGTCAGGAGCGAAATTAGAgctctccaacaacacacgACTAGGCTACTTCAGCAAAGTTATTCTTGTCTATGCGAAGCCCTGGTGGAAGGAAGCAGGacttgctggcttggctcACTCACTTAATACGACCGTGAATCTAGGGGGAAGCGAGCCAGACACCGCAGCTGCCAGCAACGGAGCCGGACCAATTACTCTGATTAGGGATACCTCGCACCCAGAAGATGGTGTTTACGCTTTAACATGCTTCGTTGTCGCGAACACAGGTCGGGCTTGGTCTCAGCTCCCAGCCGCGCAACGCCGTTCCGAAATTCTTTCACAAGTTGCTTCAATCTACAAAGATATAGATAGAGACGTTGTTTACTCACCTGTGGAGATTTTTGAGCAGCAGGAATGGAGCAAGGAGGAGTGGAGCAAAGGCTGCCCGTGTCCCGTAGCCGGGCCAGGAGTATTGAGTACAGTTGGTCACGCCATTCGGGAACCCTTTGGCAATGTACACTTTGTTGGTACCGAAACCAGTGTGGTTTGGAAAGGGTACATGGAAGGGGCTGTGAGAAGCGGCGAGCGTGGTGCCACTGAAGTTGTCGAGGCTTTGAGAAAGGCTGCGACTCCTACAGCCAATCTTTAGTCTTGAACATGCATTCATATACACTTCAAAATAGACTCCATCTTTCATTCCTGATTTGACTCGTCATATGGTTGTTACCGAGGGACCTTTTGTTTCTGACATTGCAGGTATGTGCCAACGTGAACACAtcgatcaacatcaaaaCGCTGAAAGTGAGGCTGCTTGTGCTACCCGAACTCGAGGCCCAGGACGTATTAGGCGCCCATGCAGATACTTTACTACTCTCTTTAATTTGACGAATATTTGTATCGTTTCCCCCTCATCTGTGCTTTCTGTCTCTCTCCAAGGTCATCAAAATTCACAACTGAGCAGTCCCTTCCAACTGAAAGAGTTGAACAATCTCCCTTCATTTACTACAGTGACCCCCTTCCTTCTGCAACACTCAGTTCTAGTCATGGTCCTACTCTATCGTGTCAGTGACGCCGACGCCCAAGCAAAGCGTCACCCGGGTCAGGGTATCGTCACTATAGAGGACATGCAGGTCGAAGTAAGACCGTTTTTGGACTGGCGAAAATGCACCCCACGGGAGTACCGGAAATACGCGGAATTGCTGTACGAACACATGGACTGGCAATCCGACGCCATGTCTCCATTCATCTCAGCCACGAGGGACTACAACTGGGCGAGAGGCGAAGCCCGCCGGCGAGTGGAACAGGGAAACCAAGATGTTGTCATCTACCACATCGAAACAAAAATTTCAAGTGGAAATGTACAGTTCCGACCTATTTTAAGTCTTCTCGAGCGACTGGGAATTGAGGAGGACGAGCTCAACTACGGCGCCCAGGCTCTGCTTGACCATGAGTGCCTCTTCTTGCATCAGATACCGGAGGAATCAATCGTGAGGACAGAGCACTTCAGGAGTCTTTAACCGGGCGGTGCAAGACTTACAGGGTAAACCGgctggtggctttggctctGTGAGTTACAGAGGAACCTTGTGTTACGGAAGTATAGGTTTAGAGTTGTTGTGGACTACGGAACGCAGGCAGACGACCCTAGGCCATAGGATGAGGGACGCTTATTCAGTGTTATTTTAGTAGCCAGATTCAGAGATTTTAGTCACAAGGAGTGCTCTTTTGGTCATTGCGGACGTGGGTGTCATGAAATATTCCGACTGACTGATTCAATACACCATCATTAAAACCTGTGTAGACATCTCACGAGTAATATCGTACGAAAGCAGTAGGCAAAAAGTATTTGTCAAGATTCGCTGTTGTATTTCAATCTATCTATGTCTACATTTAGAAACTCCAACAGCTACATAATTCATAGATTCCACAACACTGATCTCCATGATTCGTTCAGGAGGTATCATCTACTCTGAATAACGCCAGTGATAATGCGTCAGCCAACATATTACCAGCCGGCTTCTTGTGAACTGTAAGCATGCGACCCAGCGTCACTTCACCCCCAGGGCTAGGAGACCTAGCCCTCGCAGCCGGCTGTCCAGGGACAGACAAATTCCTGCTCTGTCGGACTGATTGTGTGGCGTTGCTTCTGCGTAAGCCTGCAGTAACTTGGCTGACTGGCGGAGCTTCGAATCGAGAAGCTGACGGCGATCGCTCGCGAGTAGCTTCATCAAACCTCGAAGGACTTTTATTTTCCTTTCGACTCTCTTTACTCTTCTCGTCTTTGAGTAGACCCCATAGGTTTTGAAGCCATCTCTGCTTCTCTTCCGCCTTCATCGAGCGAATGGGGAGGACTTCAGCGCCACCCATCTCCCTCGTCGGCCAGGGAAAGCTGACAGCCATTTCTCTCAATGTAACTGAATCAAGCTGACGCAGCACAATGCGTAGCTGCGGTTCGACGTTTTCAACGACACCATAAGCCCAGTCACTGCGCCTCTGCAGCCTCTCTGCAATCTGTGTCATGGCACCCACCAACCACTCAACAGCAACATTATCCGGCACAGTGTTAGCTCTTTGTAAGAGCCAGCCCAGCATTTCTGGTGTTCCAGACTGGTTGAGGATGGGAATACTGCGCTTGTCATGCTCACGGCCCTGGAGCTTCAAGATGAAATCGTTGTACTCTTTCATGGCATCCAGCGGCATGCCCACAAACTTGCCGTTATTCAAGGCGTGAACAAGTTCGTCACCTAACGCGAGACCGGCCTTGATTCCACTATTGAGGCCTCGTCCTGGCCAAAAGTGAACAGTCATGGCTGCGTCACCTGCCACGGCAACGAGGGCGTGGGGACGGTTCACGGATTGAGAATCCGACGTGGGTAATATTTGGGTGCCTTGTGTCACGGCTTGGACAACAATGGGGATTCGCACCACGTTGATGACTTCAGATTCTTTGAATCCAAAGAGCTTTAGTCCGTCTGAGATGGACTTCCACAAGGGGCTGTCTCTATCCTCTGACGGCGCAAACACTTGGTCCTCCTCGAAGCCGTCAGGTATAGTTCCATCCAATTTCCTTAGACAGCCAGGACGACCAAAATGTACCGGTTGTCCATTGACTGCTACCATTTTGTGCCATTCCTCCTCCGTAAGCTGCATGTTCAGGTATCCTCGGCCGTCGTGGTCGCTCGCATTTAGGAGATATCGGGTCTGTCCTAACGTAAGGAATACATTGAGTGGCTGTGACC
It contains:
- a CDS encoding flavin-containing amine protein (similar to Togninia minima UCRPA7 XP_007914254.1), producing MTPGSILLSSPVASVRQIGGTRGEVVVTTRNNLTFRAKKTIISVPTPLYRDITFNPPLSGAKLELSNNTRLGYFSKVILVYAKPWWKEAGLAGLAHSLNTTVNLGGSEPDTAAASNGAGPITLIRDTSHPEDGVYALTCFVVANTGRAWSQLPAAQRRSEILSQVASIYKDIDRDVVYSPVEIFEQQEWSKEEWSKGCPCPVAGPGVLSTVGHAIREPFGNVHFVGTETSVVWKGYMEGAVRSGERGATEVVEALRKAATPTANL
- a CDS encoding MFS transporter (similar to Aspergillus niger CBS 513.88 XP_001389454.1) encodes the protein MTSLSKTDTALEPSVETESTTEHTTKGQSTTIQASLTRGIDPELIAAVERISPERRVEIEKRLKRKIDCFLFPLLLIFYILNYIDRNALGFAKLVGIEKDLGLTDTEFATCLSILYVGYCLFQVPSNLMLSKSKPALYLPFWMGIWGVVSGCAAAVHNYHGLVTVRFVLGIVEAPFFPGAVFLLSSWYTRKEMAMRCAILFGGNMLSNAFGSLIALGVTQDLDGVHGLESWRWLFLIEACMTVGFALISVFLLPNYPHNTRWLKGEERTIAIWRLIEDVGTADDSESSKYSMWDGFVMAVKDYKTWVLVANHLLLTTGAGIVVFYPTVVGTLKFSREITYALIAPPYLVGFATSVYGCHHADMKKERTWHMVGPLIVTLIGLIILASTLNTGARYFSLFLVTCFVYIAFDCNLAWIQNCIPRPAPKRAAAIALVNMLSQLGNIIVSYCYPSNQSPRFWLASVVEGVAVLLAICLTLTFREILKRENKKLDEKDRREGVDPTAGSTFRYIY